The DNA window TAAGTCGTAACAAGGCACGCGTAGCGGAAGCTGTGCGTGGATTTTCTCCTAGTAAGGATTACCACGAGGAGTCGTGGGGTCTCGCGCAAGCGAGATATACTTACGAGGTCGGTTTTACATTAAGTGTAAAAAAAGCTATTAGTCGTGGAGGCTTCAAATCACGACTCGGATGCCTACCAAGGGGGTAGGACACGTAAGATCTTCGGCGGATTTTTGAGTTTCCATATATTTATATTATTAGGTATACTATGCTTATGGATGAAAAGATTGAAGGTCATTGCATGAAATGCAAGACCAAGAGGGAGATGAAGGATGTTGAAGTCGTAGAGATGCGCCCAGGCACGAAAGCTGCCAAGGGCAAGTGCACCGTCTGCGGTTGCGGCATGTACAAGATTCTTCCGAAAAACAAAGCAGCGTAAGACCTGCTTCAAAAAACCCTCGCGTTGCGAGGATTTTTTGTTTTTAATATTGACGAGTATGTATATATGTGATACGGATGTACCAGTTCTGAACTTTTCATTTCTAGCACCAGGTTCCATTCTGAGCTCTACCTCCGAACACCTCTAGTGATAGCAACATCCCGCACGGTGCGGGTGAGCAGGGGTTTGATAATAACCCCATAGAGAGAAGGAGGCAGTCATGTTCCATCGCAGTAGTCATTTGATGGGGGCCATCATGATGATGACCGTGGGCTTTGTGCTCACACAGACGGGCAAGGATGCCAACGCTTTTGAGGTACCCTCGGTCTTCGAGACGTACTTCGTGCAAGAGTTGCCGGTGCTTTCGCGTACCGGGGAGGCGCGCCTTGCGTCTCAGGAGGCCACGTCAACGCCCCCCGCGATCAAGATCATTTCGATCAAGGGTGGCAAGGTAGCGATCGGCGGAGGTGGTACTCTGCCGGTCATTCGCAACCGCAAGGTGGTCGTCGGCGTCGCCGAGGATCGTCGTGGCCGTCGGGTCCACTTCAAGGTGGTACGCGGTGATCGTGTACCATCCGTTGAGCGTGCGACCGCAACCTTTCCGTTTGAGATGTCGGCGTGCTTTACCGACGCAGACGGGAACTCCATGTTTCAATTTGCCGTAGGAGAGCCGGTCGGGGACACGATCCCCGAGTGCGGGCCTCCTCACGAAGAAGGAGCGGTGGAGAGTTTGTCAGCCGAGTCCGATGCCTTGCCGACAGCGCGCGAGCAGGCGCATCGGATGAAGGCGACCATCAACACGATGGGAGCTCTCGCGAAGCTCGGGTTTACCCCCGACTTCTCTGAAGAGTTCCGTGCGTTGACCGAAGGACGCAAAGCTCTTCGTAAGGCACACAAGCCTAACAAGGAGATTGTCGCGTCCGACTCAGTGATCATCCTCGACGAGGATGGCAGCCCGGTTACGGCTGGCACTACGCTTGCCGAGGCAGACCTGGCAGCCGCATTGGGCAGGGCGGGGTCGTCTGACCTTGCTACACCCCAGGTGACTTGGATGCGTGGCCGGCGGCACGTCGCCGAGATGCACGCGGACTACATCCACAACACAGCACAGCTAGCGGAACACTCCGCTACCTATACGGCGCGCTACGAAGAATCGCCGGCGCCGTTCGGAAGGTTCTACGATGTCCGATCGAACTGCAACCACGGGCGGTGTCCGTGGGAGATGACCTTTCGGTATCTGCTCTTTTCAGCACCACGGTCGTGGACCCATGTCCATAACTGGTTCTGTACTACTGGGTACAATGCGGTCTCTTGGACGGGGACTCACAACTGTCACGATGACACGGTGTGCACCACCAGGTCGGTGCGACTCGATACGCACTGGCCAGCAAACTGGGGTACACCATGTTCCGACCCATGGGTTCGGCGCTACGCGCCTCCGTGGTACGAGTAACCAATAACTGAGCCCACCAAGGGCTCCACAGCAGGGGCTTCCGACGATGTCGGAAGCCCCTTTTTCATTGCTAAAAATACATAAGTATGGTATGGATATAAACGGAAAGAGAGGTGCGTTCTTATGAAAAAAGGATTTTGGCAGTTCATGATCTCGGCCGCAATCGCAGGACCGATCGTCTTTCTCGTGATCTACTGTGCTCGACTCGCCATCACCAATGCGGCGGGTGTCTCTACTCCCCTCGAGGCAGGTACGAAGCTGCCTCCCGAGTTCACCCACTTGGTCGTGGGTAATGGGCAGGCAGGCATACAGCTTCGTGGCGCTTACCGCAAGGAAGGCCGCGAAGTTCGGTTCTTCACGGTGCGTGGGCTTGCCATCTCGATGTTTGAACGGA is part of the Patescibacteria group bacterium genome and encodes:
- a CDS encoding DUF5679 domain-containing protein yields the protein MDEKIEGHCMKCKTKREMKDVEVVEMRPGTKAAKGKCTVCGCGMYKILPKNKAA